One genomic segment of Paenibacillus xylanexedens includes these proteins:
- a CDS encoding SF0329 family protein, which produces MSWSKLKQQLESFLSPALVGRVEYRATSYSYSPDKSGNCYITVDKKNVLNMSDTTTPIRWYETEQEIKSDPEIMIPVSDEEIEAIRKESKGPIPEDRLQVMARSRKISVHAKELLLAQTALSKSNFTVAATTYLSTSIEDNLESKDILFNILALMDRRVGKKRILNMAEQVKLKHPAVQYFYELRRRTL; this is translated from the coding sequence ATGTCCTGGAGTAAATTGAAGCAACAACTGGAGAGTTTTCTTAGTCCTGCGTTAGTTGGAAGGGTGGAGTACCGTGCTACCAGCTATAGCTATTCACCTGATAAATCAGGCAATTGTTATATTACTGTAGATAAAAAGAATGTACTCAACATGAGTGATACTACAACCCCAATCCGATGGTATGAGACAGAGCAGGAGATCAAGAGCGACCCGGAGATCATGATTCCTGTGAGCGATGAAGAGATTGAAGCTATCAGAAAAGAGTCTAAAGGACCCATTCCCGAGGATCGTCTTCAAGTCATGGCAAGAAGCAGAAAAATCTCCGTACATGCCAAAGAGCTGTTGTTGGCTCAGACCGCACTTAGTAAATCGAATTTTACCGTTGCAGCTACGACGTATTTATCAACTTCTATAGAGGATAATCTGGAGAGCAAGGATATCTTGTTTAATATTCTGGCTTTAATGGACAGACGAGTTGGCAAAAAACGAATTCTAAACATGGCGGAGCAGGTCAAATTAAAGCATCCAGCGGTACAATATTTTTATGAACTGCGTCGTCGTACGTTGTGA
- a CDS encoding cobalamin-independent methionine synthase II family protein codes for MTDKFQIVGSLLRPDELLKYKTQIEHNDDIQYPFYENYEGYEKCETEAIKQVVAKEIEHNLSVVTDGEFSKSMWHLDFVWGFGGVKRYIADHGYFFRDVDGTSKYETRKDIGLRITDKLSGKNHHFIQLFQQLQDTAGEQQTKLCVPSPSHIFGELSWSDNIGGTDSVYQNIQELKEGLVIAYKEFVEEFAAVGGKILQFDDCLWELFADDNPNSPFTGENINQDEVKGLATEFIDINNTVIDFGHSLGLKMWTHNCRGNYDSRNMGGGSYAKIANLFLKQLKYDRFFLEWDDDRAGSIEALEVFKDRPETEIVLGLLSSKTSTLDDEARVVRLLDEASKIIDKDRLLLSHQCGFASCDGGNELSEAQQWAKIDQGQKIAKQYWGSTV; via the coding sequence ATGACTGATAAGTTCCAGATCGTAGGAAGTTTATTGCGGCCGGATGAGCTGCTGAAATATAAAACGCAAATTGAACATAATGATGATATCCAATATCCGTTCTATGAAAACTACGAAGGATATGAGAAGTGTGAGACAGAGGCAATCAAACAAGTTGTCGCAAAGGAAATCGAACATAACTTGTCCGTGGTTACCGATGGCGAATTCTCCAAATCGATGTGGCATCTGGACTTTGTATGGGGATTTGGCGGAGTGAAGCGTTACATCGCGGATCACGGCTATTTTTTCAGAGATGTGGACGGAACTTCGAAATATGAAACACGCAAAGATATTGGACTGCGCATCACTGATAAATTGAGTGGGAAGAACCATCATTTCATTCAACTGTTCCAACAACTGCAAGACACGGCTGGCGAGCAACAAACGAAACTTTGCGTACCGTCTCCTTCCCATATTTTCGGCGAGCTTTCCTGGTCAGATAACATTGGAGGTACGGATTCCGTATATCAAAACATACAGGAGCTCAAAGAGGGTCTTGTGATCGCGTATAAGGAATTCGTGGAGGAATTCGCTGCAGTGGGCGGTAAAATTCTGCAATTCGATGATTGCTTGTGGGAACTGTTTGCAGACGACAACCCGAACTCTCCTTTTACAGGGGAAAATATTAATCAAGATGAAGTAAAGGGTCTTGCTACCGAATTCATTGATATTAATAATACCGTGATTGACTTTGGTCATAGCCTTGGCTTGAAAATGTGGACACATAACTGCCGCGGCAATTATGATTCCCGCAACATGGGTGGTGGATCGTATGCCAAAATTGCGAATCTGTTCCTGAAGCAATTGAAGTATGACCGTTTCTTCCTGGAGTGGGATGATGATCGTGCGGGTTCAATTGAAGCTCTGGAAGTGTTCAAGGACAGACCTGAAACGGAAATTGTACTGGGTCTGTTGTCATCCAAAACGAGTACACTCGATGATGAAGCACGTGTTGTCCGTTTGCTGGACGAAGCTTCCAAAATCATCGATAAGGATCGGCTGTTGCTGTCTCACCAATGCGGCTTTGCATCCTGTGATGGCGGTAACGAATTAAGTGAAGCTCAGCAATGGGCGAAGATTGATCAGGGGCAGAAGATTGCGAAGCAATATTGGGGCAGCACTGTCTAG
- a CDS encoding TVP38/TMEM64 family protein produces the protein MPQTSKKVMINILLGLFIMLSIGLLVYYSPAIIKIMSSMDNFRAYIHSTGHWGPVMFILFQILQIVVAPIPGEVVQIAGGYIYGVTLGSLYTTIGLIIGSAIAFYFTRFIGRAYISRLMQKKNNKWMSLIHDEKKFSAFLFIFFVIPGLPKDMLVFVAALTSISSFRFFTILIVGRLPWIIASTVIGSTIHMQQYTIAIIISVIAVIGFVLGYIYREKLVGLFSRSDSTKAKPKAIPSYSMNRESRKIKRDTT, from the coding sequence ATGCCACAAACTTCGAAAAAAGTAATGATTAACATATTGTTGGGTCTGTTCATCATGTTGTCCATTGGTTTACTGGTGTATTATTCTCCTGCCATTATTAAAATCATGTCTTCCATGGACAACTTCAGAGCGTATATTCACTCAACAGGCCATTGGGGTCCGGTCATGTTTATTTTATTCCAGATTCTTCAGATCGTGGTTGCACCCATTCCAGGAGAAGTGGTACAGATTGCAGGCGGTTATATCTATGGGGTTACACTTGGGTCCTTGTATACTACAATAGGTTTGATTATAGGCTCAGCGATTGCTTTTTATTTCACTCGTTTTATCGGTCGCGCCTATATTTCACGACTAATGCAAAAGAAAAATAATAAGTGGATGTCGTTAATTCATGATGAGAAGAAGTTCTCCGCTTTTTTATTTATCTTTTTCGTGATTCCCGGCTTGCCCAAAGACATGCTTGTATTTGTCGCCGCACTTACATCGATTAGTTCATTTAGATTCTTCACGATCCTTATCGTCGGTCGTCTGCCGTGGATCATCGCATCTACCGTTATAGGGTCCACCATTCATATGCAACAATACACGATCGCCATTATTATTTCTGTTATCGCTGTGATCGGGTTTGTACTCGGTTATATCTATAGGGAGAAATTGGTGGGATTGTTCTCCCGCTCAGACAGTACCAAAGCCAAACCCAAGGCTATACCCAGTTATAGTATGAATAGGGAGTCTCGTAAAATAAAAAGAGATACAACATGA
- a CDS encoding GNAT family N-acetyltransferase, giving the protein MQILKTNRLILRNFTVTDAAGLLEYTANPRVNCFMDQRILTLEDAAAEVAKRSSDDSHIAVCLKDSNELIGELFGMREDRDSDTDKDSNSDTYRIGWNFNGRYEGKGYASESANAFIEHLFMEQGIRRLYAYVEDDNFRSQKLCEKLGMCREGLFLEFISFVKNEDGTPKYENTYQYALLKKEWLAQLELQK; this is encoded by the coding sequence ATGCAAATACTTAAAACCAATCGATTAATCCTGCGAAATTTCACCGTAACGGACGCAGCCGGACTATTGGAATACACGGCAAATCCCAGAGTGAATTGTTTTATGGATCAACGAATTTTAACATTGGAAGATGCGGCAGCAGAGGTCGCAAAAAGAAGCAGTGACGATTCCCACATCGCGGTTTGCCTGAAGGACAGTAACGAGTTGATCGGTGAGCTGTTTGGTATGAGGGAAGATCGGGATTCCGATACAGATAAGGATTCGAATTCAGATACGTATCGTATTGGTTGGAATTTTAATGGCAGATATGAAGGGAAAGGGTACGCCAGTGAGAGCGCCAATGCTTTCATCGAGCATCTCTTTATGGAACAGGGAATAAGAAGACTGTACGCCTATGTTGAGGATGATAACTTCCGTTCCCAGAAACTGTGTGAGAAACTGGGCATGTGCCGGGAAGGTCTTTTTTTGGAGTTCATTTCATTTGTCAAAAATGAGGACGGCACACCGAAATACGAGAATACGTATCAATATGCTTTGTTGAAAAAGGAATGGCTGGCACAGCTTGAATTACAGAAATAA
- a CDS encoding tRNA dihydrouridine synthase translates to MTKENFWRELPRPFFILAPMEDVTDVVFRHVVSEAGRPDVFFTEFANTESYCHPEGHHSVRGRLTFTADEQPIVAHIWGDKPEFFREMSIGMAKEGFKGIDINMGCPVANVAENGKGSGLICRPALAAEIIQAAKAGGLPVSVKTRLGFTEVDEWRDWLTHILQQDIVNLSIHLRTREEMSKVDAHWELIPEIKKLRDEIAPNTLLTINGDIPDRETGLRLAEQYGVDGIMIGRGIFQNPFAFEKETKEHSSKEFLHLLRLHLDLHDQYSELEPRSFSPLARFFKIYVRGFRGASELRNSLMNAKTTSKVRELLNEFESNEQVK, encoded by the coding sequence ATGACAAAGGAAAACTTTTGGCGTGAATTGCCACGACCATTTTTTATACTGGCACCGATGGAAGATGTGACGGATGTTGTGTTCCGGCATGTCGTAAGTGAAGCGGGCAGACCGGATGTGTTTTTTACGGAGTTTGCGAACACAGAGAGTTATTGTCACCCGGAGGGGCACCATAGTGTGCGAGGGCGTCTGACTTTTACAGCGGACGAACAGCCGATTGTGGCTCATATCTGGGGAGATAAACCGGAATTCTTCCGTGAGATGAGTATCGGTATGGCGAAAGAAGGCTTTAAAGGCATCGATATCAATATGGGTTGTCCGGTAGCGAATGTAGCCGAGAATGGAAAAGGAAGTGGATTGATCTGCCGGCCAGCCCTTGCGGCGGAGATCATTCAGGCGGCGAAAGCCGGGGGGCTGCCGGTCAGTGTAAAAACGCGTCTCGGATTTACTGAGGTCGATGAATGGCGCGACTGGTTAACTCATATTTTGCAGCAAGACATCGTGAATCTGTCCATTCACCTGCGTACGAGAGAAGAAATGAGCAAAGTAGACGCTCACTGGGAACTGATTCCAGAGATTAAAAAACTGCGGGATGAGATAGCTCCTAATACACTGCTGACGATTAACGGGGATATTCCTGACCGTGAGACAGGCCTGAGACTAGCTGAGCAATATGGCGTGGATGGCATTATGATTGGACGCGGTATTTTCCAGAATCCGTTTGCTTTTGAGAAGGAGACGAAGGAACACAGCAGTAAGGAATTCCTTCATCTACTGCGGCTGCATTTGGATCTCCATGATCAATATTCCGAGCTTGAACCGCGTTCGTTCAGCCCGCTGGCCCGGTTTTTCAAAATCTATGTTCGTGGCTTCCGCGGTGCTAGTGAGCTGAGAAACAGCTTGATGAACGCCAAAACCACTTCTAAAGTACGTGAATTGCTCAATGAGTTTGAAAGTAATGAACAGGTGAAGTAG
- a CDS encoding ankyrin repeat domain-containing protein, whose translation MATKKATLPAHIEKLVKDNDIATVKEIFEQYEWDARGGYSKGTALSFRHISDELVRWLVEQGADINARDKYQRTPLHAHASHWSGNVPLFLELGSDLDAVDYQNETPLHAAVSGYRTKVVQELVNQGATINVENKQGNTPLAKGLANCRNSDIVSMSKISAILLDAGAAVTPEMKESVKRIGKDFEFVREKFNKDKVDGVSDALIKLYRLFDVEPVANRIMHDGTAPIQVKATTWPKQHQELWEYLIPAQGHAQTVQGEVIRITGRVSHEVLDNGGGNWDAEYRKMLDALIRHLGSGAPLAPALLQEAADLASKLHNGYDFDAPARLSELAVLWVLANPQPVTIEKPEYTR comes from the coding sequence ATGGCTACGAAGAAAGCAACCTTACCTGCTCATATAGAAAAACTCGTTAAAGATAATGATATCGCTACCGTAAAAGAAATTTTCGAGCAATACGAATGGGATGCCCGTGGGGGCTACAGCAAAGGTACGGCCCTCAGCTTTCGGCATATTTCGGATGAATTGGTTCGCTGGCTGGTAGAGCAAGGGGCAGACATTAATGCACGTGACAAATATCAACGTACGCCTTTACATGCCCATGCCTCACACTGGTCAGGAAATGTACCCTTGTTCCTTGAATTAGGTTCGGATCTGGATGCTGTTGATTACCAAAATGAAACACCGTTACATGCAGCGGTCAGTGGGTATCGAACCAAAGTAGTTCAAGAGTTGGTAAACCAAGGCGCTACTATTAACGTAGAAAATAAACAGGGAAATACGCCATTAGCTAAGGGGTTAGCCAATTGCAGGAATAGCGATATAGTCAGTATGTCGAAAATTTCAGCGATTCTGCTGGATGCTGGTGCAGCAGTCACCCCGGAAATGAAAGAATCGGTGAAGCGGATCGGGAAGGATTTTGAATTCGTCCGTGAGAAGTTCAATAAGGACAAGGTCGATGGAGTTTCAGACGCGCTGATCAAACTGTACCGGCTATTTGATGTCGAGCCGGTAGCGAATCGGATCATGCACGATGGAACTGCACCCATTCAGGTGAAGGCAACCACCTGGCCCAAGCAGCACCAAGAGCTGTGGGAATATCTCATCCCGGCTCAGGGCCACGCTCAAACGGTGCAGGGAGAGGTCATTCGCATCACAGGACGTGTGTCCCATGAAGTATTAGATAATGGCGGAGGAAACTGGGATGCGGAGTATCGCAAGATGCTAGATGCACTGATTCGTCACCTGGGCTCTGGTGCGCCACTCGCCCCCGCACTTCTCCAAGAGGCAGCAGACTTGGCCAGCAAGCTTCATAATGGATACGATTTTGATGCGCCTGCCAGATTATCCGAGTTGGCGGTGTTATGGGTGCTTGCCAATCCTCAGCCGGTCACTATAGAGAAGCCAGAGTATACGCGTTAA
- a CDS encoding leucine-rich repeat domain-containing protein produces MKQNHVYYVDQTINHYHGTPPKVPPKQTAFVKVMLILMLVLTGAIGTYFYYSNSSTYPKTEANLPVRKMPESEVLLSFLRDIFDKGAALLTEEELARIRYLTVEHSENDQWKFTYSLSDPFSDEQAEKITYITQDKKLNSQRIDQRDFEAFKGLTALDLTNTYEISQTDQTTLAHMPGLKSYGGAFNESFSTFSGYFGDKSKITELTTQLRSNQELAMLLEFPNLNSLSITYVDESVTDFHLLNQLPIKSLSLTFVDELGWLSSMTGLSSLSIQYSETTDLQPLYALTQLQELQLSYLTNVKSIDFVQNMPALQTLDIENVNFSSLERLTGKNSITTLRLASLSELGSVKAINSLPSLRELTLSGYYENAEALTLPKVERVEIPSSFLPGLKAPVTTSLTLRGGSGELNLAALGKFPKLEQLSLWEIDEITRLAALDGLFRLETLNIYDSSLFKESDALFRLKQVKSLVCSECRLNFEQKAAAENSVLEHLTLNQSYFSMNNTSVTEIDQMMPYFAKMSALRSFTMQDSNLASLEFMSKWKAIEELHLENNAISNIETLSQLPNLQKVYLSGNSVQNKSVLGKGVHVY; encoded by the coding sequence TTGAAGCAAAATCATGTCTATTACGTAGACCAGACTATTAATCATTACCATGGAACGCCCCCTAAAGTACCACCGAAGCAGACTGCCTTTGTAAAGGTAATGCTGATACTGATGTTAGTCCTAACTGGCGCGATCGGTACATATTTTTATTATAGCAACAGCTCCACCTATCCAAAAACAGAAGCCAATCTGCCTGTACGAAAGATGCCTGAAAGCGAGGTTCTGCTCTCATTTTTGCGAGATATCTTTGATAAAGGGGCCGCCTTGCTAACAGAGGAGGAATTGGCTCGTATTCGCTATTTAACCGTAGAGCATTCGGAGAATGATCAGTGGAAGTTTACATATAGCCTCTCCGATCCCTTCAGCGATGAACAGGCCGAGAAGATCACTTATATTACTCAGGACAAGAAACTGAATAGCCAGCGGATTGATCAGCGAGATTTTGAAGCTTTTAAGGGACTGACGGCATTGGACCTGACGAATACCTATGAAATATCCCAAACGGATCAAACCACTTTGGCCCATATGCCCGGATTAAAAAGTTATGGTGGCGCTTTTAACGAATCCTTTAGTACATTTTCGGGCTACTTTGGCGACAAGTCTAAAATTACGGAGCTTACCACTCAGCTTCGCAGCAATCAGGAGTTGGCCATGCTGCTGGAATTCCCCAATCTGAACTCTTTATCCATTACCTATGTGGATGAGTCCGTAACAGATTTTCACTTGTTAAACCAATTGCCAATCAAGTCCCTGTCGCTCACCTTTGTCGATGAACTCGGATGGTTGTCGTCCATGACCGGGCTATCATCCTTGTCTATACAGTACAGTGAAACCACAGACCTGCAGCCGCTGTATGCCTTGACCCAGCTTCAGGAGCTTCAGTTGTCCTATTTAACGAACGTAAAGTCCATCGACTTTGTGCAAAATATGCCTGCTCTACAAACGTTAGATATTGAAAATGTAAACTTCTCCAGTCTGGAGCGCTTGACCGGCAAAAACTCTATTACCACACTACGCCTGGCTTCTCTAAGTGAGCTTGGCTCGGTAAAGGCCATAAACAGTCTGCCCTCTTTGCGGGAATTAACGTTGTCCGGCTACTACGAGAATGCAGAAGCGCTGACACTGCCTAAAGTAGAGCGAGTGGAAATTCCAAGCTCCTTTCTCCCCGGGCTAAAGGCCCCGGTTACAACCAGTCTGACGCTCCGTGGCGGAAGTGGGGAATTGAACTTGGCTGCGCTGGGGAAATTCCCGAAACTGGAGCAACTCTCGCTCTGGGAGATCGATGAAATAACCCGTCTTGCCGCCCTGGACGGCTTGTTCCGCCTAGAGACTTTAAACATTTACGACTCGTCACTGTTCAAGGAAAGCGACGCCTTATTTCGTTTGAAGCAGGTGAAATCTTTGGTGTGCTCCGAGTGTAGGCTGAACTTTGAACAAAAGGCGGCCGCGGAGAACAGCGTACTTGAACATTTGACCTTAAACCAGTCATATTTTAGCATGAACAATACCTCTGTTACTGAAATTGATCAAATGATGCCTTACTTTGCCAAAATGTCCGCTCTGCGTTCCTTCACCATGCAGGATAGCAATTTGGCTTCTCTCGAATTCATGAGTAAATGGAAGGCCATAGAAGAGCTTCATCTCGAGAACAACGCCATTTCCAATATCGAGACCCTAAGCCAGCTGCCTAATCTGCAAAAGGTATATCTATCCGGTAATTCCGTACAAAACAAATCCGTGCTTGGTAAGGGTGTGCATGTGTATTAG
- a CDS encoding response regulator transcription factor has translation MSKKILIADDNSEIREIVRILLESENYEVIEAIDGQDAIDKVNEETDLIILDMMMPNKSGLKACLEIREKTSAPILFLTAKTQDSDKQLAFSSGSDDFLSKPFSYTELVSRVKALLRRYYVYRGKEKTEEKDQIIVKDLTVHQDSKAVFVGEKEIALTEIEYQILLLLAKKRRKVFSAENIYESVWGQPYFYTCNNTVMVHIRNLRGKLEDDPQNPKYVKTVWGKGYKIE, from the coding sequence ATGAGCAAGAAAATTCTAATTGCTGATGATAACAGTGAAATTCGTGAAATTGTAAGGATTTTGTTAGAGAGTGAGAATTATGAAGTGATTGAAGCGATAGATGGTCAAGATGCGATTGATAAAGTGAACGAAGAGACGGATCTCATTATTTTGGATATGATGATGCCCAATAAATCGGGGCTGAAGGCGTGTCTGGAGATTCGTGAAAAAACAAGCGCACCGATCCTGTTTCTCACAGCGAAAACGCAGGATTCTGACAAACAATTGGCCTTTTCCTCAGGCAGTGATGACTTTTTGTCCAAACCCTTTTCCTATACAGAACTCGTTTCGCGGGTGAAGGCTTTACTGCGGAGGTATTATGTTTATCGGGGCAAGGAGAAGACCGAAGAAAAGGACCAGATTATCGTTAAGGATCTTACCGTCCATCAGGATTCAAAAGCTGTGTTTGTTGGGGAGAAGGAGATTGCTCTAACTGAAATTGAATACCAGATCTTGCTGCTGTTGGCTAAGAAGCGACGAAAGGTATTCTCGGCAGAAAATATATATGAGAGTGTTTGGGGGCAACCCTACTTTTATACGTGTAATAACACAGTCATGGTTCATATTCGTAATTTGAGAGGCAAACTGGAGGATGACCCGCAGAACCCTAAATATGTGAAGACCGTTTGGGGGAAGGGGTACAAAATTGAATAG
- a CDS encoding DUF2536 family protein encodes MEISLDMIKDKVECLQAYDFRELERAIEERIGMNKALMLRVKQVQHQVTFDPFRNKMLYSAIVHFAVD; translated from the coding sequence ATGGAAATTTCACTGGATATGATTAAAGATAAAGTCGAATGCTTGCAGGCTTATGACTTCCGTGAACTGGAACGAGCGATTGAAGAACGAATCGGAATGAACAAAGCATTAATGCTGCGCGTGAAACAAGTTCAACATCAAGTAACGTTTGACCCTTTTCGCAACAAGATGTTATATAGTGCAATCGTGCATTTTGCCGTAGATTAA
- a CDS encoding GNAT family N-acetyltransferase, whose amino-acid sequence MQELIFMKNYKNNEVLRKSFFELAVNTFEINFEDWYQQGYWGERYIPYSYVDGDQVIANVSVNILELIIHGEKKKAIQIGTVMTHPDYRGKGLSTRLMNKVLEEYENKYDYMYLFANESVLDFYPKFGFKPVEEHLFSMNYTAKKSPEPANIRKLNVTNAEDLRLIQKLASERLPVSQHLATHHSQGILMFYCLNVFSDDIYYLENENVIVIYQKEDNHIELFDVVSLNEMNMKDILDKIADEDTEKVIFHFTPDATDDIVLKSSITNEGLFVRTHGEHLYPLHVKHPITSIA is encoded by the coding sequence ATGCAAGAATTAATATTTATGAAGAATTATAAAAACAATGAAGTACTGCGCAAGAGTTTTTTCGAGCTTGCTGTCAACACGTTTGAGATCAATTTTGAAGATTGGTATCAACAAGGATACTGGGGCGAGCGTTACATTCCTTATTCATATGTCGATGGAGACCAGGTTATTGCCAACGTTTCTGTTAACATCCTTGAGCTCATCATTCACGGTGAGAAGAAAAAAGCGATTCAAATCGGCACGGTGATGACACATCCTGATTATCGGGGGAAAGGACTCTCTACACGTTTAATGAATAAAGTTTTAGAGGAATACGAGAACAAGTACGATTACATGTACCTTTTTGCCAATGAATCGGTGCTTGATTTTTACCCCAAGTTTGGGTTTAAGCCTGTGGAAGAACATCTTTTTTCAATGAATTATACGGCAAAAAAATCACCTGAGCCTGCGAACATCCGAAAACTAAATGTAACTAACGCGGAGGATTTACGTCTTATTCAAAAATTGGCATCGGAAAGATTGCCTGTTTCTCAGCATTTAGCAACCCATCATTCTCAAGGAATACTCATGTTTTATTGCCTGAATGTCTTTAGTGATGATATTTATTACTTGGAAAACGAAAACGTCATTGTTATTTATCAGAAAGAAGACAATCATATTGAGCTCTTCGACGTTGTTAGCTTAAACGAAATGAATATGAAAGATATCTTGGATAAGATTGCAGATGAAGATACAGAGAAAGTAATCTTTCATTTCACTCCAGATGCAACAGATGATATCGTTCTAAAAAGTTCGATCACCAATGAAGGTTTATTTGTAAGAACCCATGGTGAACATCTCTACCCTCTGCACGTTAAACATCCGATTACATCTATTGCTTGA
- a CDS encoding sensor histidine kinase, translated as MNRLLIGKKLKIKLVLAVVISLVISISALVILQVVGETVLDSYLSKSTFVENRQQDALDRFEAFVDNQNVSTRNHEELSAWIRHERYLNLYIFAKDKLIFSSNTEIDPAINEELLTQFVPSKIPITTIHFADQDAQIYLVSFYEYQYYNLILIIGVFIAAIVFIVSFLLMINKKTSYIGVLEQEIKILEGGNLDYSITISGKDELSSLAQSIDEMRKSFVERLDSEERVRMANRELITAISHDLRTPLTILLGYMDIIELNKYKTHEDLLQYIHNSREKAYQIKVLSDKLFEYFTVSSAAEEEEVEFEVYEGRALIDQLIDEQLVVLDDIDVQVQTDAHHEEFLLEINLVAMRRVMDNIFSNIRKYADPGHPVHIQISLRQQWVILEVENKIKRVGKKNDSNEIGLVSCQKMIQQHNGTLTVSQEKDIFSLQIKLPVIFNKPTQTHI; from the coding sequence TTGAATAGATTATTAATCGGAAAAAAGCTGAAGATAAAACTGGTTCTGGCGGTTGTCATTTCTTTGGTCATTTCCATAAGTGCACTCGTTATTTTACAAGTTGTTGGCGAGACTGTATTGGATAGTTATTTAAGCAAATCCACTTTTGTAGAGAACAGGCAGCAAGATGCGCTTGATCGATTCGAAGCATTTGTGGATAACCAGAACGTGTCAACCCGTAATCATGAGGAACTGTCTGCTTGGATAAGACATGAGCGCTACTTAAATCTGTATATTTTTGCAAAAGACAAATTGATATTTTCCTCCAACACGGAGATTGATCCTGCCATTAATGAAGAGTTGTTAACTCAATTCGTGCCATCAAAAATACCCATCACCACCATCCATTTTGCGGATCAGGATGCCCAGATATACTTGGTTAGCTTTTATGAGTATCAATATTACAACCTCATTCTGATTATTGGTGTTTTCATAGCGGCCATTGTGTTCATTGTTTCCTTTCTACTGATGATTAATAAGAAAACATCTTATATTGGCGTGCTTGAACAAGAGATCAAAATACTCGAAGGTGGAAATTTGGATTATTCGATTACGATATCGGGAAAGGATGAACTGTCATCTCTGGCCCAGAGTATTGATGAGATGAGAAAATCATTTGTGGAGCGGCTGGACAGCGAGGAGAGGGTCAGGATGGCCAACCGTGAATTGATCACGGCGATTTCCCATGATTTGCGAACGCCACTCACGATTCTATTAGGATATATGGATATCATAGAGCTTAACAAATATAAGACACATGAGGATCTGTTGCAGTATATTCATAATAGCCGGGAGAAGGCCTATCAGATCAAAGTGTTGTCGGACAAACTATTCGAATATTTTACGGTATCCTCGGCCGCTGAAGAAGAGGAAGTAGAATTTGAAGTGTATGAGGGCAGAGCGCTTATCGATCAACTCATAGATGAGCAATTAGTGGTTTTGGACGATATAGACGTGCAGGTTCAGACAGATGCACATCATGAGGAGTTTTTGCTGGAAATCAATCTGGTCGCCATGCGTCGCGTAATGGATAATATATTTTCAAATATTCGAAAATACGCCGATCCAGGGCATCCCGTTCATATCCAGATTTCTTTGAGGCAACAATGGGTTATTCTTGAGGTGGAGAATAAGATTAAACGTGTTGGCAAAAAGAATGATAGCAACGAAATTGGGCTCGTTAGTTGTCAGAAAATGATTCAGCAGCACAACGGGACGTTGACGGTGTCGCAGGAAAAGGATATCTTTTCACTACAGATTAAGCTACCTGTCATCTTCAACAAGCCAACTCAGACTCATATTTAA